A window of Atribacteraceae bacterium contains these coding sequences:
- a CDS encoding [FeFe] hydrogenase, group A encodes MTDLGKTLIIDGRLIALGNHRNLLELIRSSGIDLPTFCYHSHLSVYGACRLCIVDIAGRGIVASCAVTPEPGMIVRTSTAEIRKIRRLTVELLLANHDVSCPSCPKSATCQLLQLAGRLGVTNIRYRRREERIPLDNSSPAVVRDPNKCILCGDCVRMCSEVQGIGVIDFTHRGSHVQVQPSFGQNLGSVECVDCGQCAAVCPTGALAPKSHIDRAWQAIHDPAKKVVVQIAPAVRVGVGEAFGLPAGQVLIGQLVSALRTMGVDFVYDTAFAADLTVLEEGSEFLRRIRTQQRLPQFTSCCPAWVKFCEQHYPDLLPNISSCRSPQQMFGSLAKRLLVKELGVNREDIFVISIMPCTAKKFEATRPEFALEGSPDIDAVITTQELATMIREAGLNLAALEPDKLDMPFGFKSGAGIIFGASGGVTEAVLRFAGSTLAKHPIEPLELKPVRGVESWREAEIELNGRTLRLAVVSGLGTARQVMEEIQEERVRYDLVEVMACPGGCVGGAGQPPAKNQAVQEERKAGLRRIDTMLQMHSSEENPYLQKLYADTLGKPNSELVHEWLHTNYVTRRRTGGELPLEDAQEPLVRVDVCVGTNCHLRGGHDLLRHLVEAVDERSIGHLVDINATFCHEMCDRGPTVTVNESVLERCTIDMLLGEVDRILADYPQEIPVK; translated from the coding sequence ATGACGGACCTCGGAAAGACTTTGATCATAGACGGACGGTTGATCGCTCTCGGAAACCATCGCAATCTGCTGGAACTCATTCGCAGCTCCGGAATCGATCTGCCCACATTCTGTTATCACAGCCATCTCAGTGTTTACGGAGCCTGCCGCCTGTGCATCGTGGACATCGCAGGGCGGGGAATCGTAGCCAGTTGCGCCGTGACTCCCGAACCCGGAATGATCGTGCGTACCAGCACCGCAGAAATCAGGAAAATCAGGCGCCTGACCGTAGAGCTGTTACTGGCCAACCACGATGTCAGCTGTCCCTCCTGCCCCAAGTCAGCGACCTGTCAGTTGCTGCAGCTGGCCGGCCGGCTGGGAGTGACGAACATACGTTATCGCCGGCGGGAGGAACGGATCCCCCTTGACAACTCGAGCCCGGCCGTCGTCCGCGATCCCAACAAGTGTATCCTGTGCGGGGACTGTGTCAGGATGTGCAGCGAAGTACAGGGTATCGGGGTCATCGATTTCACCCACCGGGGGAGCCATGTCCAAGTACAACCGTCCTTCGGACAGAACCTGGGTTCAGTCGAGTGCGTGGACTGCGGTCAATGCGCCGCCGTTTGTCCAACCGGTGCTCTGGCTCCCAAAAGCCATATCGACCGGGCCTGGCAAGCCATTCATGACCCGGCCAAAAAAGTCGTGGTCCAGATCGCTCCGGCGGTTCGGGTGGGCGTTGGAGAGGCTTTCGGGCTCCCGGCGGGCCAAGTGTTGATAGGACAACTGGTTTCCGCTTTGCGAACCATGGGAGTGGATTTTGTCTATGATACGGCCTTCGCCGCCGATCTCACCGTCCTGGAAGAGGGAAGTGAATTTCTCCGGCGCATCCGCACCCAACAACGCCTCCCTCAGTTCACCAGTTGTTGTCCGGCTTGGGTCAAATTCTGCGAACAGCATTACCCGGACTTGCTTCCCAACATCAGCTCCTGCCGGAGCCCGCAACAGATGTTCGGCAGCCTGGCCAAGCGGTTGTTAGTCAAGGAACTCGGCGTGAACCGTGAGGATATCTTCGTAATCAGCATTATGCCCTGTACGGCCAAAAAATTCGAGGCGACGAGACCCGAATTCGCCCTTGAGGGGAGCCCCGACATCGATGCCGTGATCACCACCCAAGAACTGGCCACGATGATCCGGGAAGCCGGCCTGAATCTCGCGGCGCTGGAACCGGATAAGCTGGATATGCCCTTCGGTTTTAAAAGTGGGGCCGGAATCATTTTTGGAGCCAGCGGAGGGGTGACCGAAGCGGTCTTACGCTTTGCCGGAAGTACCCTGGCCAAGCATCCGATTGAACCGCTGGAACTTAAGCCGGTACGGGGAGTAGAGAGCTGGCGGGAAGCCGAGATCGAACTGAACGGCAGGACGCTTCGCCTGGCGGTGGTGAGCGGTCTGGGAACCGCCCGGCAGGTCATGGAGGAGATCCAGGAGGAGCGGGTCCGCTATGATCTGGTTGAAGTCATGGCCTGCCCTGGTGGATGTGTGGGAGGAGCCGGTCAGCCTCCGGCGAAAAACCAGGCAGTCCAGGAAGAACGAAAAGCTGGCCTCCGCCGGATCGATACGATGCTCCAGATGCATTCCAGCGAGGAAAACCCCTATCTCCAGAAGCTCTACGCAGACACCCTTGGAAAACCAAACAGTGAGTTGGTCCACGAATGGCTGCACACCAACTATGTCACCCGACGGCGGACCGGCGGTGAACTCCCTCTGGAAGACGCTCAGGAGCCCTTGGTCCGGGTCGATGTCTGCGTGGGGACGAACTGCCACCTGCGAGGCGGTCATGACCTTCTCCGGCACCTGGTCGAAGCCGTCGACGAGCGCTCGATCGGCCACCTGGTCGATATCAACGCGACATTCTGCCACGAAATGTGTGACCGTGGTCCTACCGTAACGGTTAACGAAAGCGTCCTCGAACGGTGTA